Proteins encoded together in one uncultured Desulfosarcina sp. window:
- the cls gene encoding cardiolipin synthase codes for MHSILLVIDYWMLLVPLLLHGLGILFIFDVLMHGRTSQGTIAWVMALFFFPYLAVFLYMMFGARRIHDYTAAHQHGTTDIHQLGKQLRQDKKLRELMVRETPQIDVLSDIYQLPVMKGNRCTILINGPATFDSILQGIAEARHYILIQFFIVHADGLGNRLKEALIERARAGVRVYFLYDRVGSVRLARGYIDALRAAGVHIGVFRVGRGWLNRFRINFRNHRKIVVVDGEKSWVGGHNVGDMYLGKSRRFSGWRDTHVKMAGPVTLGVQLSFVEDWHWACGRLPEVSWEPPPTFGNEPVLCIPTGPGDIVESCSLMMVQAINAATRRCWMLSPYFVPDVAVIKALQLAAMRGVDVRILIPANPDKRVVWWAAHSYLFEVAVAGVRMYTYREGFMHQKVFLMDDCLAGIGTANLDNRSLRINFEITMAFTDADFIRRVEAMCLDDFARSDPLTTDDVYRRSLLFRLAIRSARLFSPIL; via the coding sequence GTGCATTCCATACTGCTGGTGATCGATTACTGGATGCTTCTGGTGCCCCTGCTGCTGCACGGCCTGGGCATCCTGTTCATCTTCGATGTTCTTATGCACGGTCGAACCAGCCAGGGCACCATCGCCTGGGTGATGGCGCTTTTCTTTTTTCCCTACCTGGCCGTTTTTCTCTACATGATGTTCGGCGCCCGGCGCATTCATGATTACACCGCCGCCCATCAGCACGGGACCACGGATATTCATCAGCTTGGCAAACAGCTGCGGCAGGATAAAAAACTGCGGGAACTCATGGTAAGGGAGACGCCGCAGATCGATGTGCTCAGCGACATCTACCAGCTGCCCGTCATGAAAGGCAATCGCTGCACGATTCTGATCAATGGGCCGGCCACCTTCGACTCCATTTTACAGGGAATCGCCGAAGCGCGCCATTACATCCTGATTCAGTTTTTTATCGTGCATGCCGACGGTCTGGGCAATCGCCTCAAGGAAGCCCTGATCGAGCGGGCCAGGGCCGGTGTGCGGGTTTATTTTCTTTATGACCGGGTTGGCTCGGTCCGTCTGGCCCGGGGTTATATCGATGCGTTGAGAGCTGCCGGCGTGCACATCGGCGTTTTCCGGGTGGGGCGCGGTTGGCTCAACCGGTTCCGGATCAATTTTCGCAACCATCGCAAGATCGTGGTGGTGGATGGGGAAAAGAGCTGGGTCGGGGGGCACAATGTCGGCGATATGTACCTGGGAAAAAGCCGGCGCTTTTCGGGTTGGCGGGATACGCACGTGAAGATGGCCGGTCCGGTTACCCTCGGGGTGCAGCTCTCCTTTGTGGAGGATTGGCACTGGGCCTGCGGCCGGCTTCCGGAAGTATCCTGGGAACCGCCGCCGACGTTCGGCAACGAACCGGTCCTGTGCATCCCAACTGGCCCTGGCGATATCGTGGAAAGCTGTTCGCTGATGATGGTGCAGGCCATCAATGCCGCCACCCGGCGCTGCTGGATGCTCAGCCCCTATTTCGTACCCGATGTGGCGGTGATCAAGGCCCTGCAACTGGCCGCCATGCGGGGGGTGGATGTGCGCATTCTCATCCCCGCCAATCCGGACAAGCGGGTGGTATGGTGGGCGGCGCACAGCTACCTGTTCGAGGTGGCCGTGGCCGGCGTGCGCATGTACACCTACCGTGAAGGCTTCATGCACCAGAAGGTTTTTCTGATGGACGACTGCCTGGCCGGCATCGGCACGGCCAACCTGGACAATCGTTCCCTGCGCATCAATTTCGAGATCACCATGGCCTTCACCGATGCCGATTTTATCCGCCGGGTGGAGGCCATGTGCCTGGATGACTTTGCCCGATCCGACCCCTTGACCACCGATGATGTCTACCGCCGTTCGCTGCTGTTCCGCCTGGCCATTCGTTCGGCGCGATTGTTCTCGCCTATTTTGTAG
- a CDS encoding LysE family translocator, producing the protein MFDMEFLTTSLIVVLVPGTGVIYTVSNGLFSGWKASVAAAIGCTAGILPHLSASILGLSAILHTSAILYQGIKYAGAVYLLYLAWNMWRETGSLTLDASALKTGWWPIVKRGFLINILNPKLSIFFLAFLPLFVPPNAASPTVQMILLSIMFMAMTLVIFILYGIFANGVRRYVARSPRFIGRLQRAFAATFAALGVKLAMTDQ; encoded by the coding sequence ATGTTCGACATGGAATTTCTGACAACATCCTTGATCGTGGTTCTCGTTCCGGGAACCGGGGTGATCTACACGGTGTCCAATGGCCTTTTCTCGGGTTGGAAAGCCAGCGTCGCCGCTGCCATCGGCTGCACCGCCGGCATCCTGCCCCACCTGTCGGCGAGCATCCTCGGGCTTTCGGCCATTTTACATACCAGTGCGATTTTGTATCAGGGGATCAAATATGCAGGCGCGGTCTATCTGCTTTATCTGGCCTGGAACATGTGGCGGGAGACCGGCTCGCTGACATTGGATGCGTCCGCTTTGAAAACCGGATGGTGGCCGATTGTCAAAAGGGGCTTTCTGATCAATATCCTGAATCCGAAGCTGTCCATTTTTTTCCTGGCGTTCCTGCCGCTTTTCGTCCCTCCCAATGCGGCCTCGCCAACCGTTCAAATGATTCTTTTGAGCATCATGTTCATGGCCATGACCCTGGTCATTTTTATTCTCTACGGAATTTTCGCCAATGGGGTCCGCAGGTACGTTGCCCGTTCGCCGAGATTTATTGGCCGGCTGCAACGCGCCTTTGCAGCAACCTTCGCAGCGTTGGGCGTTAAGCTCGCCATGACGGATCAATAG
- a CDS encoding Lrp/AsnC family transcriptional regulator, whose translation MKIDDLNVSIVRHLREGRKSYKIIADELGVSENTIRSRVSKLEEEGVLEIVGLVDPETVPRHQVVMVGVKLSTMDLVKKGAEFSRIRGVVSVSVVTGRFDLILLVFLKEGFGLLEFYTEEVSKLEGVQSVETFVVYKSYNLKVPYIF comes from the coding sequence ATGAAAATTGACGATCTGAATGTTTCCATTGTCCGTCATCTGCGCGAAGGGCGGAAATCCTACAAAATCATCGCCGATGAACTCGGCGTTTCCGAAAATACGATCCGGTCGCGGGTCAGCAAGCTCGAGGAAGAGGGCGTGCTGGAAATCGTCGGCCTGGTGGACCCGGAAACCGTTCCCCGGCACCAGGTTGTGATGGTGGGCGTCAAACTGAGCACCATGGACCTGGTCAAAAAAGGCGCCGAGTTCAGCCGCATTCGCGGTGTGGTATCCGTCAGCGTGGTTACCGGGCGCTTCGACCTGATCCTATTGGTCTTTCTCAAGGAAGGCTTCGGACTTTTGGAATTTTATACCGAAGAGGTGTCCAAGCTGGAGGGCGTGCAGTCTGTGGAGACGTTCGTGGTCTATAAAAGCTACAATTTGAAGGTTCCGTATATTTTCTAA
- a CDS encoding MotA/TolQ/ExbB proton channel family protein: MVKGSVLWVGIMVFGIVAGDVIGDIPVLVNLKSAVLVLVGTLIGGLLSAPVNTVGGFIHNITASLKRKPTDPEDLIRQVASLARLRRTLGIRELSVRYEAVENLFLRQGLLQVLDQRNRQQVEEGMEKKISLYLSELQSHLAVIQYFVKLAPVFGFVGTIIGLINVLNHMGDASQIGYGMAISLLTTFYGLLLANFLFAPLAGKLAVHIQRETVALNIVIEGVMAIYDECASLEITHRLLSYIEAGNPSGTRAAGGGARPWQKWTAAIKQSGIAR, from the coding sequence ATGGTCAAAGGTTCCGTTTTATGGGTAGGAATCATGGTCTTCGGCATCGTTGCCGGTGACGTCATCGGGGATATCCCCGTGCTGGTCAACCTGAAGAGCGCGGTCCTGGTTCTTGTGGGCACCCTTATCGGGGGCTTGCTTTCGGCCCCGGTCAACACGGTTGGCGGCTTCATTCACAATATCACTGCCAGCCTGAAGCGAAAACCGACTGATCCGGAGGATCTGATCCGGCAGGTCGCCTCTTTGGCCCGCCTGCGGCGGACGCTGGGCATCCGGGAGTTGAGCGTTCGTTATGAGGCCGTGGAAAATCTATTTTTGCGACAGGGCTTGCTGCAGGTTCTCGATCAGCGCAATCGGCAGCAGGTCGAAGAAGGCATGGAAAAAAAGATTTCTCTCTATCTGTCCGAACTTCAATCTCACCTGGCGGTGATCCAATATTTTGTGAAACTTGCTCCGGTCTTCGGGTTTGTTGGCACTATTATCGGACTGATCAACGTGTTGAACCATATGGGCGACGCCTCGCAAATCGGCTACGGGATGGCGATTTCGCTGCTGACGACGTTTTACGGGCTGCTTCTGGCGAATTTCCTTTTCGCACCCCTGGCCGGCAAACTGGCCGTCCACATCCAACGGGAAACCGTGGCGTTGAATATCGTTATCGAAGGCGTGATGGCCATCTATGACGAATGCGCCTCGCTGGAGATCACCCACAGGCTGCTTTCCTATATCGAGGCCGGGAATCCTTCCGGGACGCGAGCGGCTGGAGGCGGAGCGCGCCCCTGGCAGAAGTGGACCGCTGCCATCAAGCAAAGCGGCATTGCCAGGTAA
- a CDS encoding MerR family transcriptional regulator: MAKTATIEPVYRISQLARLHGLSRSTLLYYDRIGLLRPSQRSRANYRVYSAADRRRLAQICRYRSAGLSLQEIKSILTTPRHKTVQALERRLEALNREIRALRTQQQVIVDLLKDRSLLAGTRVLDKARWVAVLRGAGLDDAAMGQWHVAFEHMSPEAHQDFLESLGLSAPEISEIRSWSAEKIF, from the coding sequence ATGGCCAAGACAGCCACCATTGAGCCGGTCTACCGCATCTCTCAACTGGCCCGGCTGCACGGATTGTCCCGCAGCACCCTGCTGTACTACGACCGCATCGGGCTGCTGCGGCCGTCGCAGCGCAGCCGCGCCAACTACCGGGTTTACAGCGCAGCCGATCGTCGGCGGTTGGCGCAGATCTGCCGTTACCGCAGCGCAGGGCTCTCCTTGCAGGAGATCAAGTCCATTCTGACAACGCCCCGACACAAAACAGTGCAGGCTTTAGAGCGCAGGCTGGAGGCCCTGAACCGGGAGATCCGGGCCTTGCGCACCCAGCAGCAGGTGATCGTTGACCTGCTCAAGGACCGTTCGCTGCTGGCCGGGACCCGTGTGCTGGACAAAGCGCGTTGGGTGGCGGTGCTGCGCGGCGCCGGCCTGGACGATGCGGCCATGGGGCAATGGCATGTGGCCTTCGAGCACATGTCTCCCGAGGCCCACCAGGATTTTCTGGAGTCGTTGGGATTGAGCGCCCCTGAAATCAGCGAAATCCGATCCTGGTCCGCCGAAAAAATTTTTTGA
- a CDS encoding patatin-like phospholipase family protein — translation MKTKSQQTRKTVALVLGSGSSRGWAHIGAIEALEEEGVPIDFISGCSVGSYVGAIYASGSLESLKDFVLRMNGKKVFSYFDVVFPRSGLLDGAKKVAELFSMHTDVKHFSQLNIPMSMVATDLNRGEKVVLRSGELLPALRATMSVPGLFAPARVKGRWLVDGGVVDPVPVGPARATEADVVIAVDLNSGIVSRRMRRPVVEEAETTVPETPETKSELLAKLTDYYETAEASFKAKVNELLGREEEMPDIIDTVMTSINIMQERITRINLAVEPPDVLIQPRLGALKMMDFDQVELAIEEGYIGVKEKMEDIRALLEMPSRKPIEK, via the coding sequence ATGAAAACAAAAAGCCAACAGACGCGCAAAACAGTGGCCTTGGTGCTGGGCAGCGGATCTTCCCGTGGATGGGCGCACATCGGTGCCATCGAAGCTTTGGAAGAAGAGGGTGTTCCCATCGATTTCATCTCGGGGTGCAGCGTCGGTTCTTACGTGGGCGCCATTTATGCCAGCGGCAGCCTGGAAAGCCTCAAGGACTTCGTGCTGCGCATGAACGGCAAAAAGGTCTTCTCCTATTTCGATGTCGTCTTTCCCCGCTCGGGGCTGCTGGACGGCGCCAAAAAAGTGGCCGAGCTTTTCTCCATGCACACCGACGTGAAACACTTTTCTCAATTGAACATACCGATGTCGATGGTGGCGACCGACCTGAATCGCGGCGAGAAGGTGGTGCTGCGATCCGGCGAACTGCTGCCCGCATTGCGGGCCACCATGAGCGTACCGGGTCTTTTCGCACCGGCCCGGGTAAAGGGCCGCTGGCTGGTGGACGGCGGGGTGGTGGACCCGGTGCCGGTGGGCCCGGCGCGGGCCACCGAGGCCGATGTGGTCATCGCCGTTGACCTGAACAGCGGAATCGTCTCCCGGCGGATGCGCAGGCCTGTGGTGGAGGAAGCCGAAACGACGGTTCCTGAAACCCCTGAAACCAAAAGCGAACTACTCGCCAAACTGACCGACTATTACGAGACGGCGGAGGCCAGCTTCAAAGCCAAAGTCAACGAACTGCTTGGCCGCGAAGAGGAGATGCCGGACATTATCGATACGGTCATGACCTCCATCAACATCATGCAGGAGCGCATCACCCGTATCAATCTGGCCGTGGAGCCGCCGGATGTCCTCATTCAGCCGCGTCTGGGCGCGCTGAAGATGATGGATTTCGACCAGGTGGAACTGGCCATCGAAGAGGGCTATATCGGGGTCAAGGAGAAGATGGAGGATATCAGGGCACTGTTGGAAATGCCCAGCCGAAAGCCGATAGAAAAGTAA
- a CDS encoding DMT family transporter, protein MIPAESMSITCGLASALAWGAGDFAGGLASRRGSAFTVVFFSQLIGGSLLLVLAMLFSHSRPPAAHLLSGGLAGVFGVLGLIFLYKGLARGRMGLVAPLSAVVTALIPLSFSILVEGFPGLMRIIGFAVAMAAVWLLASPGGQLKIERRELQLSLLAGLGFGLFFIFMDHASSQAILWPLVTARAVAIGTLFVLLAARRQLMPPSRGQFPVIALAGILDTAGNAAFAMAAHVGRLDIAAILASLYPASTVILAWLVFREQLGRQQWIGVAAAGGALVLIAI, encoded by the coding sequence ATGATCCCTGCCGAATCCATGTCCATCACCTGCGGGCTGGCCAGCGCCCTGGCCTGGGGAGCCGGGGATTTTGCCGGCGGGTTGGCCTCCCGGCGGGGCAGTGCCTTCACCGTGGTTTTCTTTTCCCAGTTGATCGGCGGCAGCCTCCTGCTGGTTCTGGCGATGCTCTTTTCCCACAGCCGGCCGCCGGCCGCCCATCTTTTGTCTGGTGGGCTGGCCGGTGTTTTCGGTGTGCTGGGCTTGATTTTTCTGTATAAGGGGCTGGCCCGGGGACGCATGGGCCTGGTGGCACCCCTGTCGGCGGTGGTGACTGCCCTGATTCCGTTGTCGTTTTCGATTCTGGTGGAAGGCTTTCCCGGGCTGATGAGAATCATCGGCTTTGCCGTTGCCATGGCAGCGGTCTGGCTGCTTGCTTCCCCGGGAGGCCAGTTAAAAATCGAAAGGCGAGAACTGCAATTGTCTCTTCTCGCAGGCCTGGGATTCGGCCTGTTCTTCATCTTCATGGATCACGCCAGCAGCCAGGCCATTCTGTGGCCCCTGGTGACCGCCCGTGCGGTAGCTATTGGGACGCTCTTCGTCCTGCTGGCGGCCCGCCGGCAGTTGATGCCACCGTCCCGAGGCCAATTCCCCGTCATTGCCCTGGCCGGCATTCTGGACACAGCCGGCAACGCCGCCTTTGCCATGGCGGCCCATGTCGGCCGCCTGGACATCGCCGCCATTCTGGCTTCCCTCTATCCGGCCTCGACCGTGATACTGGCCTGGCTGGTGTTCCGCGAACAGTTGGGCCGCCAGCAATGGATCGGGGTGGCAGCCGCAGGCGGGGCATTGGTTCTGATCGCGATTTAA
- a CDS encoding DsrE family protein, whose amino-acid sequence MEKDHLYVLWTNDNPITAEKMVFMYTINSLVQGWWEKVTLILWGATPKLVSEDATIQAKIKEAQQAGMHVTACKACADQLGVTQTLEDLKIEVKYWGQPLTELLKNNERLLTI is encoded by the coding sequence ATGGAAAAAGATCACCTTTATGTTCTCTGGACAAACGACAATCCCATAACGGCTGAGAAGATGGTGTTTATGTACACCATCAATTCTCTTGTCCAAGGCTGGTGGGAAAAGGTCACCCTGATTCTTTGGGGGGCCACCCCGAAGCTGGTCAGCGAGGATGCAACCATCCAGGCCAAAATCAAGGAAGCGCAACAGGCCGGTATGCATGTAACGGCCTGCAAGGCCTGTGCGGACCAGCTCGGGGTGACGCAAACCCTGGAAGATTTGAAGATTGAAGTCAAATACTGGGGACAGCCGTTGACCGAGCTGTTGAAGAACAACGAGCGGCTGTTGACCATATGA
- a CDS encoding DUF4124 domain-containing protein, translated as MRWTFLIALAACLLLVGHSVSAGSIYTWTDADGVKHYSNEQPPEGIEEVQTIEEVQGDPTSAEQNQQEYDRMVEEASEGADRHFDERAQEKARQEEERQQQQDEEKERRIAEQRARLEKEIEAVRNRGLSPTFTKGMQDNLIRQLQEQIDQLE; from the coding sequence ATGCGCTGGACATTCCTTATCGCCCTGGCCGCTTGTTTGCTTCTGGTTGGCCATTCGGTTTCGGCCGGATCGATTTACACCTGGACGGATGCCGACGGCGTCAAACATTATTCCAACGAACAGCCGCCCGAAGGTATCGAAGAGGTGCAGACCATCGAAGAGGTGCAGGGCGACCCGACAAGCGCCGAACAAAACCAGCAAGAATATGATCGTATGGTCGAAGAGGCCAGCGAGGGAGCGGATCGGCACTTTGATGAGCGGGCCCAGGAAAAAGCCCGTCAGGAAGAGGAACGGCAGCAGCAGCAAGATGAGGAAAAAGAACGCCGGATCGCCGAGCAGCGCGCCCGCCTGGAAAAGGAAATCGAAGCCGTTCGCAACAGGGGGTTGAGTCCGACCTTTACCAAAGGAATGCAGGACAACCTGATCCGGCAGCTTCAGGAACAGATCGACCAGCTGGAATAG
- a CDS encoding DJ-1 family glyoxalase III, with translation MEKSVLVPVADGTEELEAVAIIDVLRRAGAAVTMASVSGDRQITASRGVVIVADDLIEACVEKDYDLVVLPGGIPGAQNLRDSDLLKQILIRQREKERLYGAICASPAIVLEHHGLLAGHQATCHPGFTDGLSDKTRIDEPVVMDGTCLTSRGAGTAVMFALALVERLYSKDKRDEVAGSLAI, from the coding sequence ATGGAAAAAAGCGTACTGGTGCCCGTCGCCGACGGCACCGAAGAGTTGGAGGCCGTTGCCATTATCGACGTGCTTCGCCGGGCCGGCGCGGCCGTCACCATGGCTTCGGTAAGCGGCGATCGACAGATCACGGCGTCTCGCGGAGTGGTCATCGTCGCCGACGACCTGATCGAGGCGTGTGTGGAAAAGGATTATGACCTGGTGGTGCTGCCCGGCGGAATTCCCGGCGCCCAGAACCTGCGCGATTCCGACCTGCTGAAACAGATATTGATCCGTCAGCGGGAAAAGGAACGCCTCTATGGGGCGATTTGCGCCAGCCCGGCCATCGTTCTGGAGCACCATGGGCTGCTGGCCGGCCATCAGGCCACTTGCCATCCGGGCTTTACGGACGGCTTGTCCGACAAGACGCGAATCGACGAACCCGTGGTGATGGACGGCACCTGCCTAACCAGCCGGGGGGCGGGAACCGCCGTAATGTTCGCCCTGGCGCTGGTGGAACGGCTCTACAGCAAAGATAAACGCGATGAGGTGGCCGGATCACTGGCCATTTAA
- the ftsH gene encoding ATP-dependent zinc metalloprotease FtsH, producing the protein MEKKHQFNISYILMAVLGVLILQNLLMGQFRPRVIPYSEFVQAVMDDRVKEISISSTAIHGKMKDSAGDEFLFKTVRVDNELATQLSEHNVKYSGQVEDTFFKTLFSWLVPIAIFYVIWFFLMRRMQAGAAGMMTLGKNKAKLIGEHDIETRFGDVAGADEAKEELQEVVSFLTEPERYQNLGGRMPKGILLVGPPGTGKTLLARAVAGEAGVPFFSISGSDFVEMFVGMGAARVRDLFTQAREKAPCIIFIDELDALGKARGAGMVGGHDEREQTLNQLLVEMDGFDARKGVVIMGATNRPEVLDPALLRSGRFDRQVLVDRPDVNGRKAILDIHAKNIKLAPDVDLEVIAQKTPGFSGADLANVVNEAALLAARRHKNAVGLSELDEAVDRLIGGLEKKNRVINPKEKEIVAYHEVGHALVAALTPGCDAVHKISIIPRGLAALGYTQQRPTEDRYLMSQNELLAKIDVLLGGRMAEKIMFQDVTTGAHNDLQRATDIARAMVSEYGMGETLGLSTYPRNQGPGFLGQQSGFGAAREYSEETAARLDAEVRQILDQREDRVTELITKKKETLIAVAKRLLEKEVLMEDEFMAMVDAGANEDSGE; encoded by the coding sequence ATGGAAAAAAAGCACCAGTTTAACATCTCCTACATCCTGATGGCCGTCCTGGGTGTATTGATTCTGCAAAATCTGCTCATGGGGCAGTTCCGGCCCCGGGTTATTCCTTACAGCGAGTTCGTCCAGGCGGTCATGGATGATCGGGTCAAGGAAATTTCTATCAGTTCGACGGCCATTCACGGCAAAATGAAGGACAGTGCCGGCGACGAATTTCTTTTTAAAACCGTTCGGGTGGACAACGAACTGGCCACGCAACTGAGCGAGCACAATGTCAAATATTCCGGACAGGTGGAGGATACCTTCTTCAAAACCCTGTTTTCGTGGTTGGTTCCCATAGCGATTTTTTACGTTATCTGGTTTTTTCTCATGCGTCGCATGCAGGCCGGGGCTGCCGGCATGATGACTTTAGGAAAGAACAAAGCCAAGCTGATTGGCGAGCACGATATCGAAACGCGGTTTGGGGATGTGGCCGGCGCCGATGAAGCCAAGGAGGAACTCCAGGAAGTTGTCAGTTTTCTCACAGAGCCGGAGCGCTACCAGAACCTGGGCGGCCGGATGCCCAAAGGCATTCTGCTGGTAGGCCCGCCGGGAACCGGCAAGACCCTGTTGGCCCGGGCCGTGGCCGGCGAGGCCGGCGTGCCGTTTTTCTCCATCAGCGGCTCGGATTTTGTGGAGATGTTTGTGGGCATGGGGGCCGCCCGGGTGCGTGACCTGTTCACCCAGGCGCGGGAAAAGGCGCCCTGCATCATTTTCATCGATGAGTTGGATGCGTTGGGCAAAGCCCGGGGCGCAGGCATGGTGGGTGGCCACGACGAGCGCGAGCAGACGTTGAACCAGCTTCTGGTGGAAATGGACGGCTTCGATGCCAGAAAAGGCGTGGTCATCATGGGGGCCACCAACCGTCCGGAGGTGCTGGACCCCGCATTGCTGCGCTCCGGTCGATTCGACCGGCAGGTATTGGTGGACCGCCCCGATGTAAACGGGCGCAAAGCCATTTTGGATATTCATGCCAAAAACATAAAACTGGCCCCTGATGTGGACCTGGAGGTGATTGCCCAGAAAACACCCGGATTTTCCGGTGCGGACCTGGCCAACGTGGTCAACGAAGCGGCCCTGCTGGCGGCGCGCAGGCACAAGAATGCCGTGGGATTGTCCGAACTGGACGAGGCGGTGGACCGGCTCATCGGCGGGCTGGAAAAGAAAAACCGGGTGATCAATCCCAAGGAAAAAGAGATTGTGGCCTACCACGAGGTGGGCCATGCACTGGTGGCCGCACTGACGCCGGGATGCGACGCCGTACACAAGATATCCATTATTCCAAGGGGCCTGGCGGCGCTGGGATACACCCAGCAGCGGCCTACCGAGGATCGTTACCTGATGAGTCAAAATGAGCTGCTGGCCAAGATCGACGTGCTTTTAGGGGGGCGGATGGCGGAGAAGATCATGTTTCAGGATGTGACCACCGGTGCCCACAACGACCTCCAACGGGCCACCGACATCGCCAGGGCCATGGTTTCCGAATACGGCATGGGCGAGACGCTGGGGCTTTCCACCTATCCGCGCAACCAGGGCCCGGGGTTTCTCGGCCAGCAGTCTGGATTCGGCGCAGCGCGGGAATACAGTGAAGAAACCGCTGCCCGCCTGGACGCTGAGGTCCGCCAGATCCTCGACCAACGGGAAGACCGGGTGACCGAACTGATCACGAAGAAAAAAGAGACCCTCATCGCTGTGGCCAAGCGCCTGCTGGAAAAGGAGGTCCTCATGGAGGACGAGTTCATGGCCATGGTCGATGCTGGTGCGAATGAAGACAGTGGCGAATAA
- a CDS encoding OmpA family protein, with protein sequence MRAGQGMTVETDSFLWSLADLMTLMLIFFIMLYANAIQRQAQTVASSAAIETAETVESEAKPEVVDRQDGVFTESRANMAVLQAGGNDSQPTEPPEQKAPPVEKHMPDENLNHQLVNDLADRFNEDFYVRWEDRQPVFVLGERITFNVGQARLLAEARGTLEGVARLISRLNACQVVITGHTDDLPIHTSAFPSNWELSAGRAASVARALIESGVPPGQLTIQGQSQFKPLVSNSNDTDRRANRRVEISLITS encoded by the coding sequence TTGCGCGCCGGTCAGGGCATGACCGTGGAAACGGATTCCTTTTTGTGGAGCCTGGCCGATCTGATGACGCTCATGCTCATTTTTTTTATCATGCTTTACGCCAACGCCATTCAGCGCCAAGCGCAGACGGTGGCATCATCTGCGGCAATCGAAACTGCAGAAACGGTCGAATCCGAGGCAAAGCCCGAAGTCGTAGATCGTCAGGACGGCGTATTTACGGAAAGCCGCGCGAATATGGCTGTGTTGCAGGCGGGGGGAAACGATTCACAGCCGACCGAACCGCCGGAGCAAAAGGCGCCCCCGGTTGAAAAGCACATGCCGGATGAAAACCTGAACCATCAGTTGGTCAACGACCTTGCGGATCGTTTCAACGAGGATTTTTACGTTCGGTGGGAGGACCGCCAGCCGGTGTTCGTGCTGGGCGAGCGGATCACCTTCAATGTCGGCCAGGCGAGGCTGCTGGCCGAGGCAAGGGGAACGCTGGAAGGCGTGGCACGCCTGATTTCCCGGCTCAACGCATGTCAGGTCGTGATAACCGGCCACACCGACGATCTGCCCATTCATACCAGCGCGTTTCCCTCCAATTGGGAGCTTTCCGCCGGCCGGGCGGCCAGTGTGGCCCGGGCGCTGATCGAAAGCGGTGTACCCCCCGGCCAGCTGACCATCCAGGGGCAATCCCAATTCAAGCCGCTCGTGTCCAATTCGAATGATACGGATCGACGCGCCAATCGTCGGGTGGAAATTTCTCTGATCACAAGTTGA